The sequence below is a genomic window from Candidatus Margulisiibacteriota bacterium.
CGTGCGGTTGGCCGATGAATTCTCTTCTGCCCAGCGCGACCGGATAATCTTGGAATTGCGGGCCAAGGGGATCGGCTGCAGCGCCTATTTCCCGCCGATCCATTTACAGCCATTTTACAAAAAAGAATTCGGTTTTAAAAGAGGTGATTTCCCGATCACTGAAGCGGTCGCTGATCGGACGATCGCGCTGCCGTTTTTTAACCGTTTATCAGAAAGTCAGATCGATCAAGTCGTCAAAGCGCTTAAAGCGGCGCTGCAAGGAGTGAAAAAATGAAGGATTACTTTTCCGGCAAAAAGATCCTGGTGACGGGGGGAACGGGTTCGATCGGCAGCGAGATCGTCCGGCAGGTCATTAAATATGAACCTTCCGTTATCAGAGTATTCAGCAATGATGAGGATGCCCAATTTAATTTGTCTCAGAAATACGGCAGCAAAGGCAAAGTGCGTTTCTTGTTCGGCGATATCCGTGATGAAGAGCGTTTAAAATGGGCGATGGACTCAATTGATATAGTTTTTCACGCTGCCGCGCTCAAGCATGTGCCCGCTTGTGAATTTGATCCATTTGAAGCTGTGAAAACAAATGTTATCGGAACACAGAATGTGATCAAAGAGGCCTTATTCCAGAACGTCGGGAAGGTCATTAATATAAGCACTGATAAGGCAGTCAATCCGATCAATGTCATGGGGGCCACCAAATTACTGGCCGAAAGGATCACCATCTCCTCCAATAATTATAAGGGTTTGGGCCGAACGGCTTTTGCCTGCGTCCGCTTCGGCAATGTGCTGGCTTCCCGCGGGTCAGTCGTCCCGATATTTTTGGATCAGATCAAACGGGGTGGGCCGGTGACGGTAACCGATCCCAACATGACCCGGTTTATCATGAGCATAGCGCAATCGGTAGAACTGATCTTGAACGCCGCGGTCGGCTCCAAAGGTGGAGAGATCTTTATCCTTAAAATGCCGGCGGTCAAAGTCGGAGTTTTGGCGGAGGCGATGATCGAAATGCTGGCTGGCAGGTATGGTCATGACCCCAAAAAGATCGAAATTAAGGAGATCGGTATGCGTTCGGGAGAAAAGTTCCACGAAGAGTTGATGACGCACATTGAAATGACCAATGCCGTTGATGACGGTAAAATGTACACAATTTTGCCCGGGATGCTTGACAAGAAGTCAAGCAGCCCGTCAGCCGATTACAATTCAGCCAGCGCCGAACAGCTAAATAAGTCGGAAATAATAAAGACGCTGGGAGACTTGCTTCCGGCATGAGGGAGATAATGGCTTGAGAGTTTTACTGGTAGTTTATGATAACGACTCCTATATTCACTGGTTCCCCCAGGGTTTGGGGTATATTGCCGCCGTGTTGCTTAAAGCCGGCCACGAAGTAGAGATTTATAGCCAGGATCAGCATCATTATCCCGAATCGCATCTTCAGGCCCATCTTGATAAGAACCGGTATGATTTTATCGGTGTCAGCGTGGTCGGCGGCTATTACCAATACAGGAAATTGCTGAAAATATCCGAGGCGATCAACCGCGCTAAGAACCGGCCTTTTTACATCATCGGCGGCCACGGTCCTTCACCGGAGCCGGAGTACTTCTTGAAAAAGACCGGCGCTGACGCGGTGGTCATCGGCGAAGGCGAAAGAACGATAATCGAATTGTTAGAAGCGGTGGCGCAGCGATTGCCGCTGAAGGAGGTCAAAGGGATCGCTTCCCGGGAGGGCGACAAGGTTGTTGTTAACGAACGCCGGCCCCTGATCGAAGATATAGATTCCATCCCGTTCCCGGCTTATGAGCTCTTCCCAATAGAATATTATCGGCTGCTGCGGATGCCCCACGCGACCAATGCCGACTTTGTCATGCCGATCCTTTCCGGGCGGGGCTGTACTTTTGAATGCAATTTCTGCTACCGGATGGACAAGGGTTTCCGGCCGCGACGGAGCGACAGCATCATCGAGGAGATCGAATTGCTGAAAAGGAAATTCGGCATTACTTATATCGCCTTTGGCGATGAGCTGCTGATGTCCTCGGTCGCCAGGACGGAAGAGCTTTGCCGGGCATTCATAAAAGCGCAGTTGAACATTAAATGGGATTGCAACGGCAGATTGAATTACGCCAAGCCCGATCTTCTAAAGCTGATGAAGGAAGCCGGGTGTGTTTTTATTAATTATGGAATTGAATCAATGGATGAAAAAGCGTTGCGGGCGATGAATAAGGCTCTGACCGTCAAGCAAATTATTACAGGGATAGAAAACACTTTGGCGGCCGGGATCAGCCCGGGCTATAATATTATTTTTGGTAATATCGGCGAGAATGCCGAGTCGCTGCGCCTGGGGATGGAGTTTTTATTGAAATACGACGACCATTCGCAGCTGCGGACGATCAGACCAGTCACGCCTTACCCGGGCTCTCCGTTGTACTATTACGCGATCGAAAAAGGGCTGCTCAAGGATTGCGCCGACTTCTATGAAAATAAACACACTAATTCCGATCTGTTGTCGGTTAATTTTACCGAGATGACCGAGGATGAAGTATTGCGGGCGCTCCATGACGCCAACATCCAACTGATCGAGAATTATTACTCCCATCAAAGGATCAAGGCCAGAGAGACCGCTAAAAAATTATATCTGGAAAAAGATCAATCTTTCCGGGGTTTTAGGCAATCATGAGTAAAATTCTCGGCATCATCACGGCGCGGGGCGGGTCCAAAGGGGTTCCCGGTAAAAACCTGAAGCAGGTCGCCGGGCAACCGCTCATCGTCTGGACGATCGAGCAGGCAAAAAAGTCAAAACAGCTTGATCGTTTGATCCTGTCTTCGGAAGACCAGGAAATTATAGCTGTAGCACGAAATAACGGTTGCGAGGTTCCTTTTGTGCGCCCGATTGAATTAGCCGGGGATGGCACTTTGACGATTGAGGTCGTACTACATGCTTTAAAGATCCTAAAAGACAAATACGATTATGTTGTTTTATTGCAGCCGACTTCACCGCTGAGAGCAGCGGCGGATATTGATGGTTGCATTGAAATGTGCCTTAAAACAAAAGCAAATTCATGCGTCTCGGTAGTCGAAGCGGGGAAAAGCCTTTACTGGACATTTTCCGTTGACCGTGAGAATCATTTGCGCCCCTTGATCTCAACAGAGAAATTTATCCTGCGCCGCCAGGATTTGCCGAAAGCGTATACTCTCAATGGCGCCGTTTATTGCGCGCGCGTCGATTGGCTGCTGGAAAAGAAAGCGTTCGTTACCGAAGAAACCATGGCGTATGTGATGCCGGCTGAAAGATCGCTCGATATAGATTCCGAATACGACCTTAAAGTGGCTGAAGCCTTGTTAGGGGATAAAATCAGATGACTTTGGCTTATGACCTGGGCGAGATGAAAAGCGAATCCGGCGCTTCATTAAAATATGAAGTGGAGACGCTGGCTTCAGAATTAGCTTTAAAAATGTCCAAGCTGTTATCTGAATTACCGATCTATCAAAAGATCGAGCAAGTCTTGCCCAGCGATAAAACAATCGTCTTCTTCCAAAAATCGTTAAAGACCGAGATATATCAGATCGCGCGCGATCTTTGCGTTGCTAAATGGCAAAAGAGGAACAAGCCCACGTCAAGTGCCCGGGAACTGGTTTTCACAACTGATCAGGGGATTTTCGCCCTGTTTCGGCGGGTCTGGGACGATCAGGAGTATTTAATAACTTTTAAAGAACGTAAATCCGGTCAATCGATCCTAATAGCGATCGGCCGATCGTTATTAAGGTTTCTTCGTGAAATAAAGCCTGCTGACCGGCCTGCTCTTTCTTCGGTCAATAAGCCGGTGCTCGCGGTCGCTTATGCCGAGGGGTTAAATCTCGAGCGGCGGTCTGATTTTGTCTGGTTGGCCAAGAGCCGGATCGATCCGGGCCAGGTTCTGGTCTATTTTGAAGGGGCGGACAATGTCACTGGTAGGCCGGTTGCCGAAAACGTCTTAGATCAGATCGAAAAAATGGGGATGCGTTGGGTGTCGTTGAATCGCGGATCGGTTGCCAGAAAAAACGCCCCAGTCTGGCGGCCTGGCTCGGCGAAGAGGTTGGAACTCTCCCCTTCAGCGATCAGGCCCGGTAATAGTGTTGATAAATGGATCATGGCCAAGGGAAAAGAGCTGCTCCTAGCAGTTAATTACTGGCGAGCCTTTTATCAAGACTTTAACGTTAAGATCAATTTCATAATTGGGGAAGGCGGGATCGATCATATCCCTAAAACAATTGCTTTTGCTGCCGGCCAGCTTGGTCTGGCTGTTGGCAAGCAGCGCTCAGAGTTATTTCTAAACGTAGAAACGTATTTTGGGTATCATGTGAAAGATGTCTTTTTTAGCTGGACGCCGCGCTCCAATTGTTATTTGTCGCCCAACCTTAATAAGATCACGACAAATGTCGTGACCGGTTATCCAAATGATCTGGTTTTTAAGGAAATACTCAAAAGATCCCGGCCGGTACGTGAAAAGCTGCGAGCGAAAGGCGCGGCGTTCGTGATCGCTTTATTCGACAATGTTTTTGGGCCGCAATATCAATTTTCAAAAGAAATGATGGAAAAATATTATCTGGCATTTATCAACTGGGCACTGAAAGATGAGAGCATCGGAATAATAATCAAAACAAAAAAACCGCAATTTCTGGCTGATCTTGGCCAGGTTTTGCCGGCTTTAAATAAATTAATGGCAACAGGCAGATGTTTCCGCTTTAACAAAGAAATAGGCCGTTTGCCTGTTGACGCTGCGGCGGCCGGCGACATGGCAGTTGGGATCGGCATCTCGACCGCGGTCATTGAATCGGCCATAGCCGGTTGTCGGGGCATTCATTGCGACCTGACAAAATTCCGTTCCCACGAGTTCTACAAATGGGGAGAGGGGAGATTAATATTCGATGATGTTGACAAATTGATCGCTGCTCTTAAAAAGTACAAAAATAATCGCGGCGACTTACCCGATCTGGGCGATTGGACAAAGTATTGTGATAAGCTCGATCCTTATCGGGACGGCCGGGCGGGAGAGAGAATGGGTTCTTATTTGCGCTCCTGCCTAGATGGCTTAGCGGCGGGAGAAAGCAGAGCAGCGGTCTTAAAGCGAGCAAATAAAGAATACACGTCTCAATGGGGAGCAGATAAAATTATCGCAATGGAGAACAACTGATGCGCACATTAATAGTTATTCCAGCCAGGCTTGGCTCCTGGCGATTCCCCGAAAAGCCGTTGACTATCATCGATGGGATGCCGATGATCGAGCACGTTTATCGGCGATCTTTGCTGGCCAAAGGGGTCGAGGAGGTGGTCATGGCTGTCTGTGAAGACCGAGTTCTTCAGGCTTGTGAGAAATTTGGCGCTAAAATCGTTATGACCTCAACCCAGTGCCCTTCGGCGGTGGATCGGGTCGCTGAAGCGGCCAGACAGCTTGGTTATGTTTCCGGCAATGATCTGGTCCTTAATGTCCAGGGGGATGAGCCGGCCATGCCGCCGCCGGTGATCGAGCTGACGATCGAAAAGCTAAAAAACGACCCGTCGGCCAGGTGTGCTAATCTGATTGAAAGAATTACAGATGAGGCCGATCTGCAAAATCATCACCGGATCAAAGCGGTCATTTCCCGCCATAACCGGCTGATCTACCTGACCAGGCAGGCGATACCGGCTTCGGTCTTTGATGTCAAAAAAAGAGCGGTCTTCTATCGGCAGACTTGCGTCATCGGTTTTCGCGGTGACTTTCTTCAGGAATTTACGCGGCTGGAGCGGACGCCGCTCGAACTGATCGAAGGGATAGATATGCTCCGGGCGATCGAGCATGATTTGCCGATCGCTTCCGGCGTGTCGGAATATATCACCCAGCCGGTTGATACGCCGGAAGACATCGGGCGGGTGATCGCACTATTGAAGAACGACCCTTATTGGCAAAGTCGATATTCAAGCCAAAGCGTAAAAGGAGCGACAAATAGTGGTAAATAAAACAGTTGCCAAGGTCAGGGATTATTACAATAATAATTCATTAAAAATTGATGAGAGCAAACGGCGAACTAAAGGTTATTACAACGAATTAAAGCGTTTTCTCTCCTCGGTCATCATTCCCGGCCAAAAAGTTTTAGATATCGGCTGCGGCAACGGCGACATGCTGGCCTCGCTTGATGTCGCCCGGGGTGTGGGAATCGATATTTCGGCTGGGATGATCGAGCTGGCGCGAAAAAAGCATGCCAATAATGAACTTAGCTTTTTTGTCGGGGATGCGCAGGATCCCGCTCTTTTGACGGGGCTTAACGAGAAATTTGACGTGGTCTTGTTATGCAATAGCATCACGGAGATGCATGATGTTCAGGCGGTTTTTGAGGCGCTTCATACGGTCTGTCATCCGCGGACCAGGATAATCGTCATCAGCTACAGCCGGGTCTGGCAAATACCGCTCCAAATCGCGGAGTGGCTGGGTTTCAAGGTCAAGAACCCCGTTAATAACTGGTTGAGTTCGGATATTGTCAGGGAAATGCTCCAGACAGCTGAATATGACATCATCCGCGGCGCCAATTATATAATCTTTCCCTTTAATTTGGGGCCGGTTTCGAGGTGGATAAATCGTTATGTCGGTAATCTGCCGTTGATCAGTGAATTGAACCTGATGTTTGGCATCATTGCCCGACCAATTAAACAGGCGAGTGTTCCGGCAAAAGAGCCGACCTGCAGTATCGTGATCCCTTGCCGGAATGAAGCTGGTCATCTGCAGCAGCTATCCGATCGTTTACCGGCATTGCGGGACGGTTCCGAAGTGATATGGATTGAAGGCAATTCCACGGATGATACTGCGGAGCGCATCCGGGAGATGATCGAGCGGAATCCGGAAAAGAATTGGCGCTTCTTGCAGCAGCCGGGAAAAGGGAAAGGGGATGCGGTTCGCCACGCCTTTGCCAGCGCCAGAGG
It includes:
- a CDS encoding UDP-N-acetylglucosamine 4,6-dehydratase family protein, with translation MKDYFSGKKILVTGGTGSIGSEIVRQVIKYEPSVIRVFSNDEDAQFNLSQKYGSKGKVRFLFGDIRDEERLKWAMDSIDIVFHAAALKHVPACEFDPFEAVKTNVIGTQNVIKEALFQNVGKVINISTDKAVNPINVMGATKLLAERITISSNNYKGLGRTAFACVRFGNVLASRGSVVPIFLDQIKRGGPVTVTDPNMTRFIMSIAQSVELILNAAVGSKGGEIFILKMPAVKVGVLAEAMIEMLAGRYGHDPKKIEIKEIGMRSGEKFHEELMTHIEMTNAVDDGKMYTILPGMLDKKSSSPSADYNSASAEQLNKSEIIKTLGDLLPA
- a CDS encoding radical SAM protein, whose product is MRVLLVVYDNDSYIHWFPQGLGYIAAVLLKAGHEVEIYSQDQHHYPESHLQAHLDKNRYDFIGVSVVGGYYQYRKLLKISEAINRAKNRPFYIIGGHGPSPEPEYFLKKTGADAVVIGEGERTIIELLEAVAQRLPLKEVKGIASREGDKVVVNERRPLIEDIDSIPFPAYELFPIEYYRLLRMPHATNADFVMPILSGRGCTFECNFCYRMDKGFRPRRSDSIIEEIELLKRKFGITYIAFGDELLMSSVARTEELCRAFIKAQLNIKWDCNGRLNYAKPDLLKLMKEAGCVFINYGIESMDEKALRAMNKALTVKQIITGIENTLAAGISPGYNIIFGNIGENAESLRLGMEFLLKYDDHSQLRTIRPVTPYPGSPLYYYAIEKGLLKDCADFYENKHTNSDLLSVNFTEMTEDEVLRALHDANIQLIENYYSHQRIKARETAKKLYLEKDQSFRGFRQS
- a CDS encoding acylneuraminate cytidylyltransferase family protein, with product MSKILGIITARGGSKGVPGKNLKQVAGQPLIVWTIEQAKKSKQLDRLILSSEDQEIIAVARNNGCEVPFVRPIELAGDGTLTIEVVLHALKILKDKYDYVVLLQPTSPLRAAADIDGCIEMCLKTKANSCVSVVEAGKSLYWTFSVDRENHLRPLISTEKFILRRQDLPKAYTLNGAVYCARVDWLLEKKAFVTEETMAYVMPAERSLDIDSEYDLKVAEALLGDKIR
- a CDS encoding 3-deoxy-manno-octulosonate cytidylyltransferase, coding for MRTLIVIPARLGSWRFPEKPLTIIDGMPMIEHVYRRSLLAKGVEEVVMAVCEDRVLQACEKFGAKIVMTSTQCPSAVDRVAEAARQLGYVSGNDLVLNVQGDEPAMPPPVIELTIEKLKNDPSARCANLIERITDEADLQNHHRIKAVISRHNRLIYLTRQAIPASVFDVKKRAVFYRQTCVIGFRGDFLQEFTRLERTPLELIEGIDMLRAIEHDLPIASGVSEYITQPVDTPEDIGRVIALLKNDPYWQSRYSSQSVKGATNSGK
- a CDS encoding bifunctional class I SAM-dependent methyltransferase/glycosyltransferase family 2 protein, with product MVNKTVAKVRDYYNNNSLKIDESKRRTKGYYNELKRFLSSVIIPGQKVLDIGCGNGDMLASLDVARGVGIDISAGMIELARKKHANNELSFFVGDAQDPALLTGLNEKFDVVLLCNSITEMHDVQAVFEALHTVCHPRTRIIVISYSRVWQIPLQIAEWLGFKVKNPVNNWLSSDIVREMLQTAEYDIIRGANYIIFPFNLGPVSRWINRYVGNLPLISELNLMFGIIARPIKQASVPAKEPTCSIVIPCRNEAGHLQQLSDRLPALRDGSEVIWIEGNSTDDTAERIREMIERNPEKNWRFLQQPGKGKGDAVRHAFASARGDILIILDADVTVAPEDLPKFINLLARNKAEFVNGCRLIYPMDEKAMRFLNLLGNRFFAKLFSYLLGQKVRDTLCGTKVLWRSDYEKIAANRNYFGDFDPFGDFDLLFGAARLNLKILDLPVRYGERTYGTTNISRFRDGFLLLKMSGIAAKKLKFI